Proteins co-encoded in one Astyanax mexicanus isolate ESR-SI-001 chromosome 1, AstMex3_surface, whole genome shotgun sequence genomic window:
- the LOC103047193 gene encoding E3 ubiquitin-protein ligase pellino homolog 2, translating into MLSPNQDEHARSKDPVKYGELVILGYNGSLPGGDKGRKRSRFALYRRAKANGVKPSTVHILSNPQDSKAVNSRGQHSISFTLSRNQTVVVEYCHDNDTDMFQIGRSTESPIDFVVTDTPGGSKESEDSSVAPSTISRFACRVVCERNPPYTARIYAAGFDSSKNIFLGEKATKWKNPDGHMDGLTTNGVLVMHPQGFPEESKQGMWREISVCGDVYTLRETRSGPIRGQMAQGESSALQDGSLVDLCGATLLWRTAEGLLKAPTLRHLDALRLELNAARPQCPVGLSTLAFPSLPRSHSLEERQPWAYLACGHVHGRHDWGQRPERTRDREEGASGGTGGRRECPLCRTVGPYVPLWLGCEPAFYMDAGAPTHAFVPCGHVCSERTARYWAETPLPHGTHAFRPTCPFCSAPLMGTPGFTRLIFQGPID; encoded by the exons ATGTTGTCGCCGAACCAGGACGAACATGCCCGCTCTAAAGATCCGGTGAAATACGGCGAACTGGTGATCCTGGG GTACAATGGCTCTCTTCCTGGTGGAGATAAGGGTCGGAAGAGGAGTCGATTTGCTCTATACAGGAGAGCAAAGGCTAATGGTGTCAAGCCGAGCACTGTGCACATCCTCAGCAACCCACAGGATAGCAAG GCGGTTAACAGCAGGGGTCAGCACAGTATATCCTTTACCCTCTCGAGAAATCAGACGGTGGTGGTGGAGTACTGTCATGACAACGACACAGATATGTTCCAG ATTGGCCGTTCCACTGAAAGTCCCATAGATTTTGTGGTGACCGATACGCCAGGAGGTTCGAAAGAGAGTGAAGACTCTTCTGTTGCCCCCAGCACCATCTCACGCTTTGCCTGCAGGGTGGTCTGTGAACGGAACCCCCCGTACACTGCTCGTATTTATGCAGCTGGCTTTGACTCTTCTAAAAACATTTTCCTTGGG GAAAAAGCCACCAAGTGGAAGAATCCAGATGGTCACATGGATGGGCTTACAACCAATGGAGTGCTCGTAATGCATCCACAAGGTTTCCCAGAGGAGTCCAAGCAGGGCATGTGGAGGGAAATCTCCGTCTGTGGAGACGTCTACACTCTGAGAGAAACCAGATCTGGCCCCATCCGTGGCCAAATG GCTCAGGGTGAGAGCAGTGCCCTGCAGGATGGCTCTCTCGTGGACCTATGTGGAGCTACCTTGTTGTGGCGTACTGCTGAAGGCCTGCTCAAAGCACCCACCCTGCGCCACCTGGATGCCCTCCGTCTGGAGCTGAATGCAGCCCGCCCGCAGTGCCCAGTGGGCTTGAGCACCCTGGCCTTTCCCAGTTTGCCTCGTAGTCACAGCCTGGAGGAGCGGCAGCCCTGGGCCTACCTCGCCTGCGGTCATGTCCATGGTCGGCACGACTGGGGCCAGAGGCCTGAACGTACCCGGGACCGGGAGGAAGGGGCGAGTGGGGGCACCGGTGGACGACGAGAGTGCCCCCTTTGCCGAACGGTGGGGCCCTATGTGCCCCTGTGGCTGGGCTGCGAACCGGCTTTCTACATGGATGCAGGAGCCCCTACCCATGCCTTCGTGCCCTGTGGGCATGTGTGCTCAGAGAGGACGGCCCGGTACTGGGCTGAGACGCCGCTGCCCCATGGGACACATGCCTTCCGCCCTACGTGCCCCTTCTGCTCTGCTCCACTGATGGGCACACCAGGCTTCACTCGCCTCATCTTCCAGGGGCCAATAGATTGA